A part of Anser cygnoides isolate HZ-2024a breed goose chromosome 15, Taihu_goose_T2T_genome, whole genome shotgun sequence genomic DNA contains:
- the LOC106033368 gene encoding LOW QUALITY PROTEIN: DNA repair endonuclease XPF (The sequence of the model RefSeq protein was modified relative to this genomic sequence to represent the inferred CDS: inserted 2 bases in 1 codon; deleted 1 base in 1 codon; substituted 1 base at 1 genomic stop codon), which yields MVALREGGSQVLSDLFHHDGLVVCACGLGIDRLLLRFLRLYSEPASLVLNTSPAEEEYFIAQLRSDGVVHLPRRVTNKVASNTGYEFYTQGGVLFATSRILVVDFLTDRILANLITGLLLVIMMWNLVQYFSMDQSPELRAHMPRMRTVIIMKSSDGFMRPFIRLQSLHLLELRQKSLVQDLKLLCTLLQYLTQNDCVTFLNLLESLKASEKAFGKNSGWMFLDSSTSMFVNSRARIYRIAHEKLNQKGKVSGNNYVKKENGQVLICASDDRTCAQLREYITDGAEAFLTRLYNKTFGKDEKAGEVWIKDRKAVKSKGNARPDTGPQAKKAKLATSSKQNKHKKQQDWTIIQMVGKTEEENKEELDVEDNKELNSSQEGSIDETIHEDFPVNLPSDSYYGIFKNPLIIIHPLQGCSDPYALTRVLHEVEPRYVTLYDAELTFVWQLKIYKASRPGKPLRVYFLIYGSSTEEQHYLTALRKEKEAFEKLIWERATMVVTEEREGRDETNLDLLRDAKPASVSTDTHRADGQEQKSTQQTIIADMQEFRSELPSLIHRHGIDIEPVTLEVGDYILTPDVCVERKSISDLIGSLNNGRLYTQCILMSRYYKPPILLIEFDPNKPFSLILXGSLHQEISSSDVTSKLTLLTLHFPXLRILWCPSPHATAELFEELKQNHPQPDAETAMAVTADSETLTESDKCNSLCRLVCI from the exons ATGGTGGCGCTGCGGGAGGGCGGGAGCCAGGTTTTGTCGGACCTCTTCCACCACGACGGGCTGGTGGTGTGCGCCTGTGGGCTCGGCATCGACCGCCTGCTGCTGCGCTTCCTCCGCCTCTACAGCGAGCCCGCCAGCCTGGTGCTGAACACGAGCCCCGCCGAGGAg GAGTATTTTATTGCTCAACTGAGGTCAGACGGAGTTGTTCATCTTCCTCGACGTGTTACCAATAAGGTTGCAAGTAACACTGGCTATGAATTTTACACTCAAGGAGGAGTTCTCTTTGCAACAAGTCGAATCCTCGTGGTAGATTTCCTTACTGACAGGATTCTTGCAAACCTCATTACTG GTTTGTTACTTGTAATAATGATGTGGAATCTGGTGCAGTATTTCTCCATGGATCAGTCACCAGAGCTACGGGCTCACATGCCTAGAATGAGAACAGTCATAATCATGAAATCATCAGATGGTTTTATGAGGCCATTCATAAGACTGCAGTCCTTGCATCT CTTGGAACTAAGACAAAAATCTTTGGTCCAGGATTTGAAACTACTGTGTACTTTGCTACAGTATCTAACTCAGAATGATTGTGTCACTTTCCTCAAtcttctggagtcactgaaagCAAGTGAAAAAGCTTTTGGCAAGAATTCAG gttggatgtttCTTGACTCCAGTACTTCAATGTTTGTAAATTCTCGAGCGAGAATTTATCGCATTGCACATGAGAAACTGAATCAGAAAGGCAAAGTCTCTGGAAACAATTatgtaaagaaggaaaatg GGCAAGTGCTTATTTGTGCCAGTGACGACCGAACTTGTGCACAGCTCAGGGAGTATATTACTGATGGAGCAGAAGCCTTTTTAACAAGACTGTATAATAAAACCTTTGGAAAGGATGAGAAAGCTGGAGAAGTGTGGATTAAGGACAGAAAAGCTGTCAAGTCCAAAGGAAATGCCAGACCAGACACAGGGCCTCAAGCCAAAAAAGCCAAACTCGCaacttcttcaaaacaaaataaacacaagaaGCAGCAAGACTGGACTATAATCCAAATGGTAGGGAAAactgaggaggaaaacaaagaggagTTGGATGTGGAAGATAACAAAGAGTTAAACAGTAGCCAAGAAGGCAGTATCGATGAGACCATTCATGAAGATTTC CCTGTGAACTTACCTTCAGATTCTTACTACGGTATTTTCAAAAACCCACTCATAATTATTCATCCGTTGCAGGGTTGCAGTGATCCCTATGCTCTGACCAGGGTACTGCATGAGGTAGAACCAAGATACGTCACGTTGTATGATGCAGAGCTAACTTTTGTGTGGCAGCTGAAAATCTACAAGGCAAGCAGACCTGGAAAGCCTCTGAG GGTGTATTTCCTCATATATGGAAGCTCAACAGAAGAACAGCACTATCTGACAGCtctgagaaaagagaaggaagcctTTGAAAAACTCATTTG GGAAAGGGCCACTATGGTTGTtactgaagaaagagaaggaagagatgaaacAAACTTAGACCTTCTGAGAGATGCTAAACCTGCCTCTGTTTCCACTGACACACACAGAGCAG ATGGGCAGGAACAGAAGAGTACTCAACAAACTATAATAGCCGACATGCAGGAATTTCGTAGTGAGCTTCCATCACTGATTCATCGTCACGGTATTGACATTGAGCCTGTTACTTTGGAAGTTGGAGATTATATCTTAACTCCTGATGTCTGTGTAGAGCGGAAAAGTATCAGTGATCTTATTGGTTCATTAAACAATGGAAGACTGTATACACAATGCATTTTGATGTCCCGTTACTATAAGCCACCAATTCTTCTGATTGAATTTGATCCTAACAAACCTTTCTCCTTGATTCTGTGAGGTTCTCTACATCAGGAGATTTCCAGTAGTGACGTTACTTCTAAACTAACTCTTCTTACACTCCATTTCCC GTTACGTATCCTGTGGTGTCCTTCTCCCCATGCTACTGCTGAACTGTTTGAAGAGTTAAAACAAAATCATCCACAACCTGATGCAGAAACAGCAATGGCTGTAACAGCAGATTCTGAAACTCTTACCGAGTCAGACAAGTGTAACTCTCTTTGCAGATTAGTCTGCATATGA